In Passer domesticus isolate bPasDom1 chromosome 7, bPasDom1.hap1, whole genome shotgun sequence, one genomic interval encodes:
- the KIAA0040 gene encoding uncharacterized protein KIAA0040 homolog codes for MQQKISSFFNSILELIRTKHEEGVFNTVCLAVLLGLPFVVLLAFIFICCHCCFCRRRGESTGKGGPSSNGQLHAERNKKKKKKKKKQDEEDLWISAQPKLLLLDKRPSLPI; via the coding sequence ATGCAGCAGAAGATCAGCTCTTTCTTCAATTCCATCTTGGAGCTCATCCGTACCAAGCATGAGGAAGGCGTCTTCAACACCGTCTGCCTGGCCGTGCTGTTGGGTCTACCCTTCGTTGTTCTCCTCGCCTTCATTTTCatctgctgccactgctgcttctgcagaagGAGGGGAGAAAGCACAGGGAAAGGTGGCCCCAGCAGCAACGGGCAGCTGCATGCCGAGaggaacaagaagaaaaagaagaagaagaagaagcaggATGAAGAGGACCTGTGGATCTCAGCTCAGCCCAAGCTGCTCTTGCTGGACAAGAGACCCTCCTTGCCCATCTAG